A window from Armatimonadota bacterium encodes these proteins:
- a CDS encoding DUF5107 domain-containing protein, with amino-acid sequence MPCKVSAVRFFGRDVMSAEVRRESIELPTYVLRSESPNPCFTKQLGAHPYPYRMQNRLSSERIVRQYDCVVLENEFLRLTFLPDFGCRLFSAYDKLLGLKYFTEVTV; translated from the coding sequence ATGCCGTGTAAGGTATCGGCGGTTAGATTCTTTGGGAGAGATGTTATGAGTGCTGAGGTTCGTCGTGAATCTATAGAACTGCCTACGTATGTTTTGCGTTCAGAGAGTCCAAATCCTTGCTTTACCAAGCAGTTGGGAGCTCATCCCTATCCTTATAGAATGCAGAACCGCTTGAGCTCGGAGCGTATCGTTAGGCAGTATGATTGCGTTGTACTTGAGAATGAGTTTCTTCGCTTGACGTTTCTACCTGACTTTGGTTGTCGGTTGTTCTCTGCATATGATAAGTTGCTCGGGCTGAAATATTTTACAGAAGTGACTGTATAA
- a CDS encoding PHP domain-containing protein, which translates to MSGLNNSKIRVALHIHTLYSPCADTKLEDINEYCRKLEIDVIAVTDHNTIGGALFLRALAPDLRIIIGEEIQTRQGEIVGLFLEQEIEPGLDAVETCERIKAQHGLVYIPHPFDLFKIHRLKKQTLMQILDMVDII; encoded by the coding sequence GTGTCTGGGCTTAATAATTCAAAAATAAGAGTAGCACTCCACATTCACACACTATATTCTCCATGCGCTGATACAAAACTTGAAGACATTAATGAATATTGTCGCAAACTCGAGATAGACGTAATTGCCGTAACGGACCACAACACAATCGGTGGCGCACTCTTTCTACGCGCATTAGCCCCCGACCTTCGAATTATAATCGGAGAGGAAATCCAAACACGACAAGGAGAAATTGTTGGTCTTTTTCTAGAGCAAGAGATTGAGCCAGGCCTCGATGCAGTAGAGACTTGCGAGCGTATAAAAGCTCAGCATGGTTTGGTCTACATCCCGCATCCGTTCGACCTTTTCAAAATTCATCGCTTGAAAAAGCAAACTCTGATGCAGATACTCGACATGGTCGACATAATCG